In the Zingiber officinale cultivar Zhangliang chromosome 5A, Zo_v1.1, whole genome shotgun sequence genome, GAAGAAGACGGTGAGGCGGCAAACTCACATACCCAGGGCTCGGTCGAccagagccgtccgatctagtTCGCGAAAATCTATGCGAAGATCCGATCGTTGAATTTAAACTGTCAAACGTCACCATCAATGCCTGTCACGTTAGGCGTGCGGTGGTTATGGGTTAAACACGTGGCGCACTATCACTGGGCGGCAATTAAGAGCGGCATGGGAACCCGCTCTGCCTTAATGAAAAAAGATTTACACGAATTTCAAGATATTTGGGTAACGTCAGCCGAGCCCCCGCTCACCTAAGACAACCAGAGGAAAAATTCTACAAGGGTAAACCTTTGTTCTTTCGATCGGATCAAAGAAGCATGATGCTTGGCCGAGCGACTACTTTCAGAAGGTCAATCGGCGAGGATCAGGCACATCCTGACCGGAGTCTATACAAGGATGAAGGTCGATTGGGAAGAAATCGACGCACGCtggtccagtcaatcggactgTAACCTCcgtcgactagacttgaaggggaggcttgtgatgcggtgaaaAGGGGAGGAAGGCCTCACCCCGTGGCCAGGGTGGAGATCAGTGCCATGGTGGGGGCCAGTCAAGGCGGTCAAACGCCCCTAGACCACTCGCCGATCGAGTAGCACGCTCACCCGACCAGGATAAGGAAGACTCGATCCGAAATCATAATAGCTCGGCGAGGTTCCGAGCTTCTGATGCTTAGAAAGACTGCTAGGTATCTGCAAGAGCACGCCGAGCGGCTTCCCTGCTCGGCCTTATATAGAGCTACAAGAACAGAACGGATTTACTACTGAGCTATACAGAAATGGAAGGGCGGTCGGGCAGCTTTCTCAAGACAACAGAAGCGCCGGTCGAGCGACCTCCCCACTCGGCTAGAGAACATACTCAGCCGAGTCAAACAACTATTCCGCTCAGCCCAGTAAAAGACACGACCAGCtggatattatctttttggaagcaTGTGCCACTGATAGGCGGCATAGTCAGCGGCTGgttcagacagaagatcgtacggcagaaatttccactgtcactttagagatatgctcggctcgaTAAGGTATTGTGTCGGAGACACTTTATTGATACATCTTTTTAGGAAACTTCGAGAAGCGTGCAcactttgggaagcgtgcacgcgcgctacaggagccctatataaagggggggtccaaGCTTCAGCGGGGGTATATGATAATCTACTGTTGCTGCTACTATTCGTTACTTTGCTCTGCTTCCACATATCGTCGATGACTTACTTGACCGTCGGAGGGTCAtcatcggggaccccttccctggctcggcactgacgcaaCTGTGGTTGTAGGATCTCGAGGAGTCGATACACGGTCACCCGAAGTGCTACGTCCTTAATTTTTGTTACTTCGACTATCGGACATGATGATATATGATTAATTGCTTGATGAAAAAGTAGGGTAGAGTATGTTTTTATgacattattattttatttttagacaaATAAAAAACATTAATGGTTAGCGGTTTAAGTGACAAAAGAGTCTGAAAATTTTAACTACtttgataatttgaaaatgattGGTATATCCTATTAGATAAATAAATGGCATTAAtgatttaatataattttgaggGTCAAAATGAAACCTTTCTTAATCCAAATCAGTGTCCTCCCGTCCTTGTCGCCCTGAATTGGACTCCAAACcattcccttcctcctctcgaaTCAATCGCCCAATGCTTCGCTTTCCCTGCTAATCTCGTCTTCCCTGCTAATCTCGTCCCACCAAGATTTCTCCGCTTCTTCATCTTTGGActccactttcttcttcttcgtcgtcttcttcttctcctcctcttcctaagATTTCAACTTTCTTTTCTGCTACACCTCCAATCCAGCGATGCGCGGCGGCAGCGGCGGCCAAATGATCTCCATTTACCCGGAAGAACTCAGCTTCGAAGGTAAGCTGACACTTTTCTCTTTCGTTCGCCCCACATTCTGGTTCCCTAAGGATCTGATTTCGGATGAATAGTTGAGTTGGAGAAGCCATCTTCTTGCAATATCAAGGTCGTCAACAACACGGAGCACCACGTCGCCTTCAAGGTATTCAAAACACTTGACTGAATCCCCCCTCCCCTACTTTTACCATTTTGTGTGTTGTATCTAAGACGCGGGAGGAAAGGGGTTCGATTTCGTTGCGCATTGATCTCTGTAAAAAATTGGATCTTTGATTCTTTAGCTCAATGGATAGGTGAAAACGACGTCTCCTAAGAAGTATTTTGTTCGCCCTAATGCAAGCGTCGTACAACCTTGGGACTCATGTACTGTGACAGGTACCTTTAGGATTGGTCTTAGTTCAATGGATAGCGATGCATCATGAGGCAAGTTCACTCATTTATGTTTAACATTGAAGTCACTCTCCAAGCTCAAAAGGAGCTTCCGCCGGATATGCAATGCAAGGATAAATTCCTCATTCAGAGTGCTAAGGTGCCCCCGACTAGCCACATTGATGAAATTCCTAAAGATACGGTGAGTTTGTTTGTGATGTCATTTTGTTAACACTTAATACTAAGGACTTGCAGTCTTTTGGTATGTAATTCAGTCTCAATCTATGCAGTTCAATAAAGAAGTTGAAAGGGTGATAGAGGATCTCAAACTTAGGGTTGTGTACATTCCCCGCTCGGAAAATGGCCATGCAAATCCCGAAGAGGAGTCTGGTAGAACGTCTGATGTAAAACTCCCCAATTCCTATCTTTTGTTCCAAATATTTTCTTGTACTTTCTTTGACTGCTTTTATTATATGATTTGTTTCTTGGTGCCTCAGATGCTCAAAAACGAGGTGAGCAATATTTGTTAATGCTCCTTTTCCTTATGGCTTGTCGCACCAATAACTATCTACAAATTCAAGTTTTCTCAGCTAACATTGTTGATTCTTTATGAGATAAAATTGTATATTATCACGTTATTTACTCATTATTGAATTCCATGATTATATGTGATGAAAATTGAGAATGAGACTTCTATGTTTATCATGGAAAACACATGAATATTTCCTTTGCATAGTTTTGGATCAACATGTTCCTTGTATATTTGTTCAGAAAAGACTAAAATGAATGGGGTCTCCGCACAGAAATTACATGAAGATTGGCTCACCATGCCTTAAAATCTGTGGAACACTGACATCTAGCAAAATAAACACAAGCAGCATTAATGAGCTTATCCTAAATTTCATAGTGCAATTGATAAATGTTTGTTTATCCATTTTTAGCTAATCTCGATACTATTGAATTTGAGATGCAGGTACTTCAAAAGTTGAAGGAAGAACGTGATTTGATTCTTCATCAAAATCATCAGTTCAAAAGGGAGTTGGTTAGTCATGTCCTTTCGTTTGAACACTTAACTGTTTAAGAGAAGATTTTTTATTCCCTTTCTGTTAGGCGCATTCTTTCATAGCTCATAAATGATTTCAGAATTTGTGAATAAAGTCTTATCTTAAATTATAGTAAAGTCGATGCAATTCCACCATAAATTGCCACACTTTTGTTCATTATTTGTTCAATGTTGCCTGCTCTTTTAGTAGGTCAGTTAGAAATTTGCTCCGTGATTGTGTCGGTTCTTGTCAGTTTGATTCCTAATGTCTCCTATTTGTttgctaacttttttttttaaaaaaaattaatatggtTCAGGAAATGTTGAACAAACGAAGAAGCCGCAAAAGTGATGCTGGTTTTTCGATGACTTTTGCTGCATTTGCCGGCCTCATTGGTATAACATTTGGGTTCATCCTGAACCTTCTATTCACTGCATCACCAACTTCATGAATTTCATTAGCCAACCTTCAGAGTTCAATCAAAATTTCATCTCTGGAGGCCATCTCCATTTGTTTTTTCTGATTCATTAAACGTTTCCCCCTCTCATTTGCTACCTAAGAAGGAGATTACATCAGTCCCAATGCTCACTTCTGTGGCCTTGGGCGTGCTTTTGCTGTTTGACCTCTTGGAGTTGGAGAAAAAAGGAACTCGAAGATAATCCATTTTTGCATGTGGTTTTACTCCATTGTTTTTTTTCTGTATGCCGAGAAATATTGAAAACTTGATGTAGAATGGGTTTGATGTTTTTTGATTTCAAGAAAGAATGCATTATTCATTTTATCTGTATTGGTTTTGAATTTACAAATAAGCACATATAATAAATGCCTAGTTATTTATGTATTTGTTATCTAAATAATGAAATGGCAACGAGACAATATCATTAAAACTGAAGCAGTTTGTGAAAATCCACAACTACAATTGGACAAACAACCAGTCATGACCCAAATATTAGGGTTCTTATGAAAAGCTGAAATACAAATTTCAGGTACGTAGTAAATATTTCCTATCCCTACTCGTATATCCAAGGGTGGAAGTTGCTCTGCCACTCAGAGATGCCTTCAGGAAACCACAAAGCAAACTCCTTCCTAGCACTCTCAACCGAGTCACTTCCATGGATCACATTCCTGCGCATAGAATTGAAACCGTGATCctctaaaagaaaataagcaCAAATGCAAAAGGAGCACCAAAGTTAATTTTAGCTGCAAGTGGAGCCACAACTACGGTAGAGCTTTATTTATTCCAAATCTTATATAATAACACCGGGAGCCAACGGCATCTACCATTAGCCAAGCCACCTTGTTTATGCCTTTCAGAAAGTAGATTTGGAGTAACAGaaaaattattagattacatgcaCTCTGAATGAATCTTTTCATAAGAATGGCTTTCTCCCTGTCAGCTCCAAGTAGATGCTTTCTGTTTTAGCACATGTCACAGTGCATTAGAGGAAAGACAGCCATTAGAACTagttaaaatacaaatcaaatcaCACACGCATCAAATCCTACCAGAGCCAGAGGATCCAGTACCAATTACCATTCCATGAATGAGAAATAATGTTCTTCAGTAGTTTGTTCAGACTTTGTGGTTTTCCGCAAAGGAGCGTTCGACGCCGACCAACTTCAACCCTGATCGACGCacaaaaataaccaagaaaagttctcctttcttctctaaaGTAGATGGGGAAAACAAAAAGAGGATTGTAGTTGGTAAAATCTTCACCTTTCAAGTAGAAACCTTTTTTCTCAAACCTACTAATGATTTCTCCAACctttcaagtaaaaaaaaaaaaggaagaagaaggatttTGGTGTTTCAGTAACACATCTACTGTAAATGACGCAATGCAACGCCGAAGAATGGATGAACGAAGCGAAGGAAGAAGAAATCAAAGGGGAGGGAGACGGAGAGCACACCAGGCCGCGTTGGACGCCGTCGGGCTTGCTCAAATGATGAAGGTCTGTTCCATCGCCGCGCTCGCTTCGTTTCTATCGCTTGCGTGCTGACGTTGTCAAGGAGAATGATGACCGAAGGCACAGCTTCATAGAGTGGGAACGGAAACCCTAATCGGACTCAGCTCCACAGAAGATCCTGGCTAGAAGTGCGAGTCTTCCCAAGTCAAAACTACGAAAGCCAATCGATTTGCTGGGCAGAGGGTGAAAACATTTTAAAGGATTGGATTTGGATCGCAGGTttagtatgatcatgtttttCGGAGCCAATCGATTTGCCACCACTGGACATAGTTAAGACTTAAGAGCATCTCCGTGGGCATCCGCAGTCGTGTAAACTTCTGAAAAAGTTTATACTTTATCGTATCGTAAAAATCTTACTCCTTTTAAAATTCTCTCATGATTATCATAAAATCTTACTTTAAAACATCACTTCTTTTAACATCTTCTTGCTACGATTTTTGTAAATCTGATCTCAAAATTTTAAGAcagatttataaaataaattataaacctCACTTATGTAGTAGAGGGGAGTTTATAATGAGAAATTTATAGCATAAATTGCATGGTAAATAGGTTTTTTTTCTAATGGTTAAACTTCATCCCCTCGAAGCGATGCGATGATTGAGACATAACGTATTGTCACATGAGATATTATAGTCGAAACTTGGTGCCAAAACTAGCCCTGGGCAAGGGCTACCAGGACCCTTGCCCAGGGCCCAAAaactatatataaatatattttttttaataaatttttattctTTCTCACCCTCGCGTTTCTCGTCGCCCGTCACCGAAGCCGTCTCCGAAGCGATGAAGCCCTACCTCTCTTGACTCTCACATTCGCGGCGATTCTCCTCGGCTGCCATCCTCACCGTCCCCGGAGTCTTCAGTGCCTTTAACCTTACCATTGAAAGGATATCGCCAGCGTCGGTAACCTCAACGGCTACTCCTCCAGTCCTCCAGTCAGTAATCATTTTATCGATTTGGGCAACCATGGTCTGCGACCAAATCTCGATTCTTCGCctagttaattagggttttgtTGTTTGATTAGGCAATCAATTAAGGTTTGTATACCTAGATTTTaccaaaattttaacttttgtttttcaatttaCAATTTTGCATCGAAATTGTTCTCATTATGCAGAtgatttctacttcttcttcttcttctttggtacTTAACTACTTATATTTTCccaaattttttacttttttcaaGTCGAATAGAAATGTTCTTATTATCATAAGAAATGACTTTTTCTTCTTATTCCTTGttacaaattaaaatattatagtTAGTCACACTTAGTAGGTTCTTGATTAAGAAAAACAAGCAGATATCAACTAATcgatttgtgtgtgtgtgtgatacAAAAACTTTCTTATTGGTTTACTCTAAAAAGCCTTGACTTCTAGTTGTTTATTCTCTTCAAATGGATTCTTTTAGCTAGTAAATGATAAGTAGATTAACTAAGTTTCATGTCATTTAGCTAGTTAAATTAATGTGCTTGTGTCTTTAATTGCATGAATAAAGTCCCAACTTCTAAACAATTAAATTGTTGTATTTTTTAATAAACTTGCAGGATATCCGTGTTAGGTCGTATATAAGTGGATTTCGAATCAAagaaaaattctccatataaagttttattattttttgtttattgCTTATTATTCATAATTATCTATCATCATGAAACAACTCTCTGAATatcaaaaaagataaaaaaaaaaaaaagaggaggagATATGATATAAAGATATTTGATCCAAGAGTTTGGGATAACCTTGATAcaaaaatgagagatttacttgTGGAAAGAGGTCCTAAAAGATAAGATATTCTTAAGTTTCCTTTAGATAAAGAATCTCGACACTTTTTTCATACTTACTATGTTCAAATATTACCAAATGGTGAGACTTGTGATTGAAAATGGTTAGTATATTCGAAGGAGTTGGACaaagtattttgtatttgttgcaAGTTGTTTAAAGTAATACACACCAAAAGTAATTTAGCAAGAGAAGGAGTTAATGACTGGAAACATTTATGTGACAAATTTAAACAACATGAAAATAGTGTTGAACACCTCACTAATCTGAGAGCTTTTGTTGAACTACAAATGAGATTAAAGAAAACATTGACAATTGATAAGGAAATACAAGAACAAATTAAAAAGGACACAAAACATTGGAAGCATGTTATGCTAAGAATAGTTGTTGTTGTCAAATGTCTTGCTATACATAATTTTACATTTCGTGGTACACATGACAAAATTTATGAAGATGGTAATGGTAATTTTTTAGGTCTACTTGAAATGATTGCAGATTTTGATCCAATAATGTAAGAGAATTTTCGACTCATTCAAGATAAAAagattcattatcattatcattatcttagtcataaaattcaaaacgagTTAATATCTCTTCTAGCTTATAAAGTCAAGAATGCaataattaaaaaagtaaaagagacaaaatatttttcagtaattCTTGATTGTACACCGTATGCAAGTCACAAAGAACAAACGCCTCTCATATTAAGATGTGTAGATGTTTCAGAGACTCCAATTAAAATAGAAGAGTACTTTTTAGAATTTATAAATGTAGAAGATACAACTGGTTTAGGTCTTTTCAATGAATTGCAAGTTGTTTTACAATCTTTAGAACTTGATATTGATAATATGAGAGGGTAAGGTTATGATAATGGATCTAATATGAAAGGCAAAAATCAAGGTGTGCAAAGAAAATTGCTTGACATTAATCCTAGAGCATTTTACATGTCATGTGGTTCTCATTCTCTTAACTTAGTTGTTTGTGACATGACAAATTCTTGTGCTAAAGCAAAATCATTTTTTGGAGCATGTTAATGTATGTACACTGTGTTCAACTCAACAAAAAGATGGAATATTTTGCTTGAATATATTGATGcattaactttaaaatcattgtcAACTACAAGATGGGAAAGCCATATTAAAACAGTCAAAGCAATATTATCTCAAGCTTCCCAAATCAGAGAAGTTTTGTTCAAATTAGCAAAAATAAGTGAAGATGGTAAAGTAAGTAGAGATGCTGAAAGTTTAGCATCTGGTGAACTttcaagttttgaatttatattaagcCTTGTTATTTGACATGATATTTTGCATAAACTTAACTTAGTTAGCAAAAAATTACAGTAAGAGGATATGCATCTTGATGTTGCTGTAAAATAATTgtctttcttatttctttttttgaaaaatatagagaaaatggTTTTACTTCTGCTATggttgatgaaaaaaaaaaatagcatctGATATGAAAATTGAGCCTATATTTCCTATAAAATGTAAAATTTGTAGAAAGAGACATTTTGATGAAATCGTTAACACTGAAAGAGAAAATCAATCACCAGAAGAATCTTTTCGAATAGATTATTTTATCTTAGTGGTCGATATTGCTCTTGGGCAATTGAAGAATAGATTTGAACAGTTGTAATATTTTGAATCTATATTTTGGTTCTTGTATGATGTTACAAAATTAGTTTCATTAGATgatgatgaattgatgagttcttGTGTTAATCTTGAAAATGCATTAAGAATTGGTGACACTTCTGATATTGATGCAAAATATATGTTTTTAGAACTACAAGTTTTGCGAGTAATGTTGCCAAATGAATCTtatgaaagaaataaaaaatggtcttccattcaaatattagattttttaaaaacaatggaTATGTTTCCAAATGTGATGATTGCTTATAGGATATTATTGACAATACCCGTTACAGTGGCATCTACcgaaagaagtttttcaaaattaaaattaataaaatcttatttacggACCACAATGACTCAAGATAGACTAAATGGATTAGTAATTTTAtgcattgaaaaaaatattttggaaaacaTTGAATATGATGTTATTATTGATGACTTTGCCTTTAAAAGTGCATCACGAATACACTTTAAATGAGTTACCTTTGTGCTTTTTTGCAGGTGTATTACAACCGATAATTTAATTATATCCTCTGCATTCACTCTCATTCGCACTTGTAGGTAAACATTTTGTTACTTTTGAGTACACGTGACATTGTATTTATGCTCTTAAAGTGTTCATAAGTCATAACAACTCCAGTACTTATGCTAATTGGTGCTACTTATACTCTTTTTCTTTTGGTGATTAGATCAATTAATAGTTTGGTAAATTGATACTTTTTTCTTTACTGTGGTTTTCGGAGGGAAATGGTGGAGCATTTTCTATGGTGGAAATTTTGTTTCAAGGAGCATCCTTTTTATTGGAGTATTCTTGATATGCTTTGATACACAGAGGTTTTATTCATGTCAGATTGGGTAGCTCTTCTTTTGGTGGTTGGCTGGCTGGAGTAtagattgttaggaccaaaagtagctagaggggggggggatgaatagctcgtcgcgtgctcgttgctcggtgttgcttgtttcttcttggatgtgcagcggaaaatacagaaacaaacacaaaacgctaacactaggattttacttggtatccacctcacaagaggtgactaatccaaggatccacaccaacgcacacaccctccactatgaataacactccttcatggtaactaccaaaggcggagaagccctacaacactctcaatacaagaagaagaaagggaaatacaagttaagcaaaagcttacaagatgtgcagtaaaaaccctaaccctaacttcttcctcttgcaatagatccgcctcttgacttggaaagcctccaagaaccttcaagaactggcgatcacgtgcttgtagagagctgtggaggagctggaatgaatctgagaagagctcgtaaagagatgccgaagaccacgctcgcttgcggctttaaacccgacgcaacggtcggatcccgatcgattcgaatgttccgaatcgatcggggaggctttggatcgatccacggatcgatccagagcgcctctgtgctcaggaaacgcgcctggatcgatccacggatcgatccagcgcttatcgcgcgaagcagcatcgtcccgatcgatcggctgatcgatcgggacctctgatcgatccacggatcgatccgagctgctCGACCAGAAgatgcggatcgatccaccgatcgatccgcatGGATCgaacggatcgatccggcgcatattttgcccaaaaccaagtcccaaacctctaaccaacatccggtcaaccttgacctgttggtacatcatgcctcgcatctggtcactcccttgacctgccaggactccccaccaagtgtccggtcaatccctttgacccacttggacttttactcgtcgtgccaagtatccggtcactccattgacctacttggacttccaccagatgtctggtcaaccttgacccatctggacttccttccttgccaagtatccagtcaatcctttgacctacttggacttcccaacaccagatgtccgatcatccttgatccatctggatttccttccttgcctggctttactcaccaggactttcacctagcttcactcactagggttttccatctgcctagcttcactcactaggactttccatctgcctagcttcactcactaggactttcacctggcttcactcaccaggatttccatctgcctagcttcactcactaggacttccttctgcctggcttcactcaccaggacttttcttctgcctggcttcactcaccaggacttttcttctgcctggcttcacttaccaggactttcattttgcctaacatcccagttaggacttcccagtcaagtatctagtcaaccttgacctacttgacttttcttcaatcaatatcttattgtcaaacatctaaacccaaaccaagactcagcttggttacccaggtcaaccttgacctgagggatattgcaccaacaatctccccctttttgatgtttgacaataccacaataacacttacaatcccatatgtaagttaggctaatcccatagcctccttcttcatgccactaggtaatgaaagtataaattaagctcttcattctcctcctaagagggcaaactccctctttggtaatgaaagcctaacttactccctttcatgagtcctttcattctccccctatgaccttcccataggtaatgaaggactaagcttaaccatacattctccccctattggcacacatcaacccatcgttggacacacatcaacctatgctccaattctgggcactcttcaacaaatccatttgttgaagactctccccctgaagagttgctcatcgttgttcacaacatcactcgttgtgatcaacacgataatgaaggtcccatacccttcatttatccttaacttctccctcaatgtagacaactacccaaccttgagcattatctaccacttgagtgtccacttgaaataatgaggatatccactccccatttctccccatttcaagtttaaatgctcaaccttgagcaagttcacaacagaaggttaaccaccttccaaggttcatgaaaagtaattttcatgtctttaaagagtccctccccctaagacatggtggtaacttctgtcattgcaccaacaatgacttggaatcctaaacctttaggaaacccaaatatagaagttttgaggttcaaatattcaaaatttgaaacaacctcaacctaaacttctacttagtcttcgttaaccaatccatccttgttttcaacatgaaa is a window encoding:
- the LOC121980947 gene encoding vesicle-associated protein 2-1-like, encoding MRGGSGGQMISIYPEELSFEVELEKPSSCNIKVVNNTEHHVAFKVKTTSPKKYFVRPNASVVQPWDSCTVTVTLQAQKELPPDMQCKDKFLIQSAKVPPTSHIDEIPKDTFNKEVERVIEDLKLRVVYIPRSENGHANPEEESGRTSDVLQKLKEERDLILHQNHQFKRELEMLNKRRSRKSDAGFSMTFAAFAGLIGITFGFILNLLFTASPTS